The Deltaproteobacteria bacterium genome contains a region encoding:
- a CDS encoding ABC transporter ATP-binding protein — MNENTRHPMLCVEDVHISFGVLKALNGVSLEIHKGEILAIIGPNGAGKTSLVNVINGVYHPSRGHIFFEDKDLTTLSHHHIASLGIARTFQNVALFKGMTVLDNIMVGRNLKMGSNFFSQGIYWGFAQKEEIRHRQVVERVIDWLEIEHIRKTPAGMLPYGLQKRVELGRALAAEPKLLLLDEPMAGMNLEEKEDIARFILDANEELETTIALIEHDMGVVMDISDRVVVLDYGDKIGEGTPEEIRNNEKVIKAYLGTSA; from the coding sequence ATGAATGAAAACACCCGTCATCCCATGCTCTGCGTTGAAGATGTCCACATTAGCTTTGGCGTTTTGAAGGCGTTGAACGGAGTGAGCCTGGAGATTCATAAGGGGGAGATCCTGGCCATTATCGGGCCCAATGGGGCAGGAAAAACTTCCTTGGTTAACGTTATTAATGGAGTATATCATCCATCGCGGGGCCATATTTTTTTTGAGGACAAGGACCTAACCACTCTGTCTCACCACCACATTGCCTCCTTGGGGATTGCCCGGACCTTTCAAAACGTGGCTCTCTTCAAAGGGATGACAGTTCTGGATAACATCATGGTAGGCAGAAACCTGAAAATGGGCTCCAATTTCTTTTCCCAGGGAATTTACTGGGGTTTTGCTCAAAAAGAAGAAATTCGGCACCGGCAAGTAGTGGAACGGGTCATTGATTGGCTGGAGATCGAACACATTCGCAAAACGCCCGCAGGCATGCTTCCTTATGGACTCCAGAAGAGGGTCGAGCTGGGCCGGGCTTTAGCTGCCGAGCCCAAGCTTCTTCTCTTAGATGAACCCATGGCCGGGATGAACCTGGAGGAAAAGGAAGATATTGCCCGCTTCATTCTGGATGCCAACGAAGAGTTGGAGACCACAATTGCCCTGATAGAGCACGATATGGGGGTGGTAATGGACATCTCCGATCGGGTGGTGGTTCTTGATTACGGGGACAAAATTGGGGAAGGCACACCGGAGGAGATTCGAAATAATGAAAAGGTCATCAAAGCCTATCTCGGAACCTCGGCGTAA